A region from the Triticum aestivum cultivar Chinese Spring chromosome 3D, IWGSC CS RefSeq v2.1, whole genome shotgun sequence genome encodes:
- the LOC123080547 gene encoding CASP-like protein 5B3 isoform X2 encodes MERHGAAAVAVRLRRRLHLLHGLRLRLLQLQRLLIIWSLGLACKDIFALRNKKDLHTPDNLLIIVMVDWVVAVFMFSGACASASLTIFFMWDVHFCETYSKLACQQFALSVVLAFITWLLQAASSFSGFWLLVSFF; translated from the exons ATGGAGCGGCATGGCGCTGCGGCTGTCGCAGTGCGtcttcgccgccgcctccaccttcTCCATGGTCTCCGGCTTCGGCTACTCCAACTACAGCGCCTACTT ATTATCTGGAGTTTGGGCCTTGCTTGTAAGGATATCTTTGCTCTAAGGAATAAAAAGGATCTTCACACCCCGGATAATCTATTGATCATTGTTATGGTTGACTGG GTCGTGGCGGTTTTCATGTTCTCAGGAGCCTGTGCCTCCGCGAGCCTGACAATTTTCTTCATGTGGGATGTGCACTTCTGCGAGACATACTCGAAGCTGGCCTGCCAACAGTTCGCGCTTTCGGTCGTCCTGGCGTTCATCACGTGGTTGCTGCAAGCTGCTTCTTCTTTCTCCGGATTCTGGCTACTGGTTTCGTTCTTCTAG
- the LOC123080547 gene encoding CASP-like protein 5B3 isoform X1, producing the protein MKRVVGSPGTWSGMALRLSQCVFAAASTFSMVSGFGYSNYSAYFYMNLALILQIIWSLGLACKDIFALRNKKDLHTPDNLLIIVMVDWVVAVFMFSGACASASLTIFFMWDVHFCETYSKLACQQFALSVVLAFITWLLQAASSFSGFWLLVSFF; encoded by the exons ATGAAGCGCGTAGTGGGGAGCCCGGGGACATGGAGCGGCATGGCGCTGCGGCTGTCGCAGTGCGtcttcgccgccgcctccaccttcTCCATGGTCTCCGGCTTCGGCTACTCCAACTACAGCGCCTACTT CTATATGAATCTAGCGTTGATCCTGCAGATTATCTGGAGTTTGGGCCTTGCTTGTAAGGATATCTTTGCTCTAAGGAATAAAAAGGATCTTCACACCCCGGATAATCTATTGATCATTGTTATGGTTGACTGG GTCGTGGCGGTTTTCATGTTCTCAGGAGCCTGTGCCTCCGCGAGCCTGACAATTTTCTTCATGTGGGATGTGCACTTCTGCGAGACATACTCGAAGCTGGCCTGCCAACAGTTCGCGCTTTCGGTCGTCCTGGCGTTCATCACGTGGTTGCTGCAAGCTGCTTCTTCTTTCTCCGGATTCTGGCTACTGGTTTCGTTCTTCTAG